The Thiobacillus sp. genome contains the following window.
TGCCAGTGCCCGGGCCCGCAACTGGCCGCAGCCCCCGTCGATGTCCTGGCCGGCGGAGTCCCGCAGCCGGGCAATGATGCCCCGCTGGTGCAGCATGCCGGCCATGCGGGCGGCCCGTTCCAGGTCGGGGCGCCGGTAATCCAGCCCCTCCACGGCATTGAAGGGGATGAAATTCATCATGGCGTACTTGCCGGCCAGCAACCGGATGATGGCCTCCACCTCATCGTCCGTGTCGTTGATGCCCTCCAGCAGGGTCCACTGATACTGGATGGGGTAACCCGTGGCACGGGCGTAGGCCTCCCCCAGGGCCACCAGTTCGGCGGGATCCATGGGGGTCGCCTTGGGCAGCAGGCGGGCCCGCAATTCCGGGCGGGTGGTGTGCAGGGACAGGGCCAGGGCCGGCTTCACCGGGCCCTGGGGCAGGCGTTCGAACACGCGCGGGTCGCCAACGCTGGAGAACACAAGGTTCTTGTGGCCGATGCCCCCCTCCTGGCCCAGGCACTCGATGGCTTCCAGCACGTTGTCCAGGTTATGAGATGGCTCCCCCATGCCCATGAATACCACCTTCTTCACGGGGGCCAGGGACCGGGCCAGGGCGACCTGGGCCAGGATCTCGGCGCTGCCCAGCTGGCGCTTCAGGCCCTCCCGGCCCGTCATGCAGAAGGTGCAACCCACGGCGCAGCCCACCTGGGTGGACAC
Protein-coding sequences here:
- a CDS encoding RNA methyltransferase, whose translation is MPLPHPCPSPEGGGRDWLHLPPGEHPEGHNGEGEGTASRVALPPRPRIADLRHHLQALGALPKHQYRVLRAWVQRASLDTRYRKAEDFLPKAVREALPDLMDGLQGLARLVSRHPGADGSSRLLVRLADGQTVESVLLPRDGLCVSTQVGCAVGCTFCMTGREGLKRQLGSAEILAQVALARSLAPVKKVVFMGMGEPSHNLDNVLEAIECLGQEGGIGHKNLVFSSVGDPRVFERLPQGPVKPALALSLHTTRPELRARLLPKATPMDPAELVALGEAYARATGYPIQYQWTLLEGINDTDDEVEAIIRLLAGKYAMMNFIPFNAVEGLDYRRPDLERAARMAGMLHQRGIIARLRDSAGQDIDGGCGQLRARALAQAEAQA